The genomic window cctggtcttttaggtgcaaataggcttggtcttgaaggggttaacataaacaacaaaaaagtaTTGTGATATCTCatggtattaaaaaaaattactacaaaGTGTTACAGAAATGAATGTTTATAAGTTACAAGTCACTGTTTTCatcaatatatttaatatattcaATTAATATTTCATGAATTCATTAATTTCACATTTATATCTTCACCCAACACACATTATATTCCCTGGCAGTGAACATACAGCGAACACTGTATCAACCGCCGCCATTTTGGTTGTCACTTTTCTGGTCGCTTCTCAGCAAATGATAACAAACCAATATGGAGGTGGATCCTGCCGCAGCCGTAATGCATGTGGTTACGAGAAACTAAACTAACAAAGTGTGTGCATAGATTCAAAGGGCAtactctgagaaaaaaaaattctttgaaatcaagtagtcagaaaattatatagattttctatatataaaaaaaatctccagtcttccattacttatcagttgctgtatttcctgcaggaagtggtgtattctctccagtttgacacagtgctctctgctgccacctctgtccatgtcaggaactgtccagagcaggagaggttttctatgtggatttgctactagtgtaaagtgaacttgccaaactgttcaggttaggCACTGTTCTCTGAACTCGAACACTCTTAGcgcagtcttctcccagctctatctctTGATCAGTCcgagtctgaacacttagaccataACCGATtgaaacttttgacgtgtctctatgacatttttGGGAAACTcaattttaaagagaacctatcacctaaaactaactatccctattatcaatgtgcagctctccctaagtctatctatgaagatacagactgcctttgcagtctgtatcctatactttacccaattctctttttCCCGGCatgaaggccgggcgccgccatcttgatgacgtcactttgcatTCCACcgatggaacgcaagtgacgtcatcaagatggcggcgcctggccttcgtgcaacggacaagaggatcgggtaaagtataagatacagactgcaaaggcagtctgtatcttccaTTTTATCTatatatgaagatacagactgcctttgcagtctgtatcttatactttacctgatcctcttgtccgctgcagcaaggccggcgccgccatatTGATTACATGACTTGCGTTCCAAcgatggaacgcaagtgacgtaatcaagatggcggcgccggccttgcttcggcggacaagaggatcaggtaaagtataagatacagactgtaaaggcagtcggtatcttcattttgtctttttatgaggatacagactgcctttgcagtctttatcttatactttacctgatcctcttgttcgagctggtgcaccgccatcttgattacgttccttgcgttccaccgctggaacgcaaatgacgtaatcaagatggcggccccccggccttgctgccgctctgcatgtcgggagcttcctgtctcgcgccagctcttttgaaaagagacgGCTCAAGACAGGAAATGACAGTGTGtacagtgaaaaaaatgcaacaataaaaataattatatttacaaatattaaaaaaatcacattACACATCtaattagctaaaaaaaaaattttatttttcgcccatcattggttctctttaagaattTCAACATGGTTGGTGACTGTTAAAAGATCTAAAGATGTAGATGCCTGATTTTATAAAGTTGTGTGTTTACCTCCGTTCCAGTTATGTAATAAAAGGGCTCGTATATACACCCTGATACATACCATACGCCCCTTTCACTACTGCCTCCTATAGGCTGAATGGTtctctgtgatgtcaccagtCTCAGGGCAGATTTTCTCCATGATGATGTTTCCTCACAGCGGCTCCTCCCCCTGATATCTTTACAgaaccattatatacatatagtgcagcatgaaggggctcggtgaaggtggtgatgaaggtgtgtaagtgtctgatggggtcacacagctcataaaagGACAGCCGCCCGCCCTCATAATCCAGGCAGATCCTAAATCTATCACTGGAGATCTGGTGAGGGAACGGGATCTCTTTACTGGCGTGTATCACTGATAACACATTATTATTCACGCCTACTCTACACAAACACCAGGACTTCTTATTATATCCAATACATAACTGATCTCCCCTCCTGTctatactgggataacacatTCCCACCCTCCACAGTCCTGATCTACTGATTTTCACATCCCAGTAATGTCGTCCCGATAAGAATTTCCTGATGCCCATCACCTGATAACACTGGAATCTCTCTGATGTTTCTGGACGATTCTGCTTTACATCTGTCCAGGTTGCAGTTTTCCGGTTGTTTGATATAAGGAGATTATTCCCAGCTGTGTTTACATCCAGTAATATGTCTGCAGGACCCTCCCCATAGatcccttccttccccacaatACTCCCAGTCCTGACTATTACACCATCGCCCCTATATTCTATACCTGACAAAGATGAATATAGTGGGTCACTGGGCTGAGATCGGACACTGGGGGGTTTTGGCCTTATTGCTTTTGGTTTTGCGGGTGAGATGGTCTGTAGATATGACATTATTTCAGAGATACCTGCATGTAACATCCCTGTAATCACATCCACATCTACAtcatcatgtccccctgtgtccccatcacctcccccctcctcaggatcacacaagtcacctgtgtctggatcctgtaagacagtcagtggatccgccatgttacacagctcctcaatgtgtctcatcttcctggacagctcaTTCTTCTTTATTTCCAGCTTCTGGATGACCtcagacagtgacagtgacagctTCTCCTCCTGCCTGGAGATCTCGCTCAGGACCCTCTTCTCCAGGTCGTCCAGCTGTCCCCTGATGTCTGTAAACAGGACAGTGACTCTCTCGGCTTCTCCAGAGGCTTTTTCTTGGGCTTTTCTCCAGTGCTCCTCCACACTCTGGACTCTTTCCTCAATCTTCTCCCTCTTTGTGATCAGTTTCTGCAGAACATTTctcagcttcttcttcttcttctctgagGCATCATCCAGCATCTCTACCCGGTGTCCCCAATGTTCTCCGACCATTCCACAGGACACACAGATACAGATGCTGTCCTTAGTACAATAGTACTTCAAAAGTTCCTTATGGacagaacatttcctcttctccagggaagtgctgggatcggtcaggacgtgttctggtgacttgctgtgaaCTTTCAGGTGAAtatcacacagagaagcctcacacAGCAGACAGGATTTCACAGCAGGTACAGGAGAGTGAATACAGTAAGTGCAGCAGATCCCGGTGATCTCCTCCTGATGGGGCTGAGTAGACCGGAGACGTTCTGCTACATTACCCAGAGTTATGTTCCTTTGCAGTGAGGGTCGCTGTGGAAACTCTTCTCTGCATAcaggacaggaataaactccaGACTCTTCCTGTGTATTCAGGACCTGATCGATACATccccggcagaagttgtgtccacatctcagCATTACAGGATCTGTATAAAGGTTCAGACAGATGGAGCAGCGCAGATCGTTTTGCAGGTCAGCAGACGCCATGGCTTTAGTAATGACAAGAACTGAAACTAAAGTTGTATTGTATAGGGCTTGCCCCAGGAAATATGACAATCCACCACTTTCAGGCCAGTGCATTCCATTAACCCTATAATCTCCTAGATGGGAGTTAACGTCTTGTCTTCAGTCTAAGGTTACAATGAAGGAAATAGATTTTTCTAGGTATACTCCCCCCCATTAGAGTGTAAGATCCTGTGAGCAGCTATTACTTATTCAGCCCCCTGCTTGTTctcctatatatttatttacctgCTTTCCTTATTGTACAAtgctgtaatatatagacatgttATTATTAATGAGAATAAAGCAACAAGTGATTTCATCAGCAACATGTTACCATGGCAAAACTTGTTTCTTAAATTGGCAtttcacccaagagctaaaaaatgaaatactTTCAAAGCTAGCCGGTCTTActcgccaagtccccctgagtattttgagccatctcccatctttgtAGCTCACAGTGTTGCTGAGTTACTAGGTTTTTTTTAAGCCTTTctacatccaagatggcaccagcCATGAAATTACATCTCCAAGCTttgatgcttgagaaaggcctcaTGATGAGGAAGAAGCGTTGTATGTAATTCTTTTTTCTGTTATGGAATAAATACACTTTGGAGTTTTCTACACTAAAGGAAGTGCTGCAGAATTCTTGGATTATTTAGTGGGGAGACTTGGATTTAGTCAGCTGCGCACCCTGAGTAACAGCTTTACAAAGTGCACTCCGTTGTGGATGTTCATCTACCTActgtacatagatagattagaaagatagagatgaaacaactgtttcatttcccctatactgctgaggaggttgtcactgttctgtttctgtgtgatgtcagtggtgggcagggttacagatgaggttttACAGCAACAGAAAAGACAGAGATTATGTGACTTtggtcacagaagggagggggaggaaagagcaGCTGAGACCATGTGGACCGGGAAGTAAGGATTTTCTGcaggagtcaggatgtgctgcagacaaacagaccaCTTAATATAATAGAAgccaaaaaaagttaaattatggtcagggattgaacagggttgaaTCTTTCTtaactgaagtacccctttaatgtctgtcCCAGGAAAGTGCTTCATTGCTACTATGGTCCCGCCATCTTTTTAAATAGGGCATTGCAGGTAAGGAAGGGTGAAACTGTCACCAACAGGagatggagatgagggaggagatgtatggaggtgaagcactgtggagagctttgtgggtgagcagTAGCAGTTTGTATTGTTTCCTGTGCTTaacagggagccaatgtagtgattggcacggggggaggcatctgtatagcgtcTGGCATGGGGGGAGGCATTGGTTTAGTGGTTGGACAGAAGATCAGACTTGCTGttgcattgagaatggactggagaggagAGAGTTCAGAGGAGGGACGTccgatcagagcgacaatgaaaGTTTTACCGgttcgacagtaaggaagggacgcaTTTTAGATGCAGGTGACAAAAACGTGAAAGATTGAATAaggggagtgaaggacagatcaaAGTCAAACAATATCCCAAGGCAGTGAGCATGCTGTCTAGGAgatatggttgcaccacagataGAGATAGAAATGTGGTGGAGGTggagggcggttagcagagggagggaataaaAGAAGCTCAGTTTTAGCAAGATTGAGCTATaagaatagggaggacataatgttagagatggcagacagtcagtcactggtgttttgcaggactgaggcctcattcacacacccgtagtacAGTCCGCGACCATGGCTCGCACTACaaatgtgcatccgtagtgctccgtgcttcacggagcactacgttcacacTCCATTACCCCAGCGATCCATGCCGCACGAAAAGAGTACGCATTACAAcggacatgtcaggttttttttgcggcacagatggCGGCCACGTATActcgtacggacgtgtgaacggggccattgggtaacattggtttcatgttctgtccgcaattgtgaACAGAACAACatatgtgtgaattaggcctaaggGGGTGATATAACAGGAGGAAGTATATaattgggtatcatcagcatagagatggtactgaaaaacAAACTTGCTCATGATTTGCCCAATGGTGAAAAGTAGAGGATTCAAGACTGACCCCTGAGGAACCCCAATAGTAAGGGGAGAGAGAACAGCAAATAATAAGCTAAAGGTGCGGGCAGAGaggtaggaggaaaaccaggaaagagcaaagtccttgaggccgataaagcggagcatggagaggaggagctggtggtctacagtgtcaaaagctgcaggagatccaggagaattaGAAGAGagtggtcacctttagatttggcggtgaggagatctttggagactttagtaagggcagtttctgtagaatggagaggacaaaaaccagactgaagggggtcaaggagagagttttAAAAGAGATAGTGGGTTAGGTGGAAATAGATCAGGCGTCCAAGAGTTTtgagataaaagggagattagagacaggttgATAGTTGGCTGTACAAGATGGGTCTAGAGAAAGTTTTCTCAGAAGTGCGGTAATGACTGAATGTTTAAAGTTGAGCGAAACATCCAGATgaaagggagaggttgaagatttcaTTTAAGTAGTGAGAGCAGGAGGATTTCCAAATATCCACCTTGCAGATTAAGAGGCACTGTCATGTAAAGCACTGTTTTAGGGAGAAATAGGCCACTTGCAAGGGTTTATCCAGAGTATGGTGTGGGAAAACCGCACTTGTGGACTAGTGCCCATTGAATAAAGTCCCCAGCTAAGACAGAGTACAGGAAAGCAGAGGTGGAGATGTGGATGTCAGCATGTGTAAACATCACTGGTGTATAGAGCTTTGAAGAGACCTCTCTGTCTAAGACCATCACTCCTCCTAGTCCTAGATGCTAGTTTCTCAGCTTCTGAGGGCAGGTGCCTACCATGTGGCCCTTGTCCCCACAGTAAAGACATAGGTTCTTTGTTTGCCGACATTGGCTTTTCAGGTTGGTAAGTTTAAGGCATTCCACTTGCATCAGCCTTCCTGAGGAAGCAGGCGTAGGAGGTTGCTTGGGCATCTGAAAGGATGGAGTCTGGCTGGCAGGAATTTTGAAAGGTGTGACCTCCCAGGAGTGTTCCAGAAATGACATTTCAATACAGACAGTGTTGAAAGCCAGTTACGACCAGCTAGCTCATCGTTGATCAGTTCAGACAGACTTTGCTATACCACCACCAGTTGTGCTTTTTCATTTAAAGCCAGTTTGTGGCGAAGGTGTGGAACTGGGTGGCATATTGGCCTATGGGTTGCAATCCCTAGCTTAGCAGAGCAGATTCCAAAGAGGTAGCACAGACTGGTTTCTCAACTATCCGGAATGTGACTTCCGAAAGTCACACTACTAAAGTGGGTTTGATATGGAAGTTACAAACTGGTGAAGGGGCCAAACGGTGCTAATCTAGTAGCTGAGGACTAACTGGTGTATCTATTTATACTCTGATATCTCGGTGTTGAAGGGGTCAATTAACTATGCAGATTTAGAATCAAAATCCCTATACAGCCATTCCCTTACTTTATGCTCCAAATAAAACAGCAGAGTGGTCTCCTT from Dendropsophus ebraccatus isolate aDenEbr1 chromosome 1, aDenEbr1.pat, whole genome shotgun sequence includes these protein-coding regions:
- the LOC138771397 gene encoding E3 ubiquitin/ISG15 ligase TRIM25-like; this translates as MISFLVSSMASADLQNDLRCSICLNLYTDPVMLRCGHNFCRGCIDQVLNTQEESGVYSCPVCREEFPQRPSLQRNITLGNVAERLRSTQPHQEEITGICCTYCIHSPVPAVKSCLLCEASLCDIHLKVHSKSPEHVLTDPSTSLEKRKCSVHKELLKYYCTKDSICICVSCGMVGEHWGHRVEMLDDASEKKKKKLRNVLQKLITKREKIEERVQSVEEHWRKAQEKASGEAERVTVLFTDIRGQLDDLEKRVLSEISRQEEKLSLSLSEVIQKLEIKKNELSRKMRHIEELCNMADPLTVLQDPDTGDLCDPEEGGGDGDTGGHDDVDVDVITGMLHAGISEIMSYLQTISPAKPKAIRPKPPSVRSQPSDPLYSSLSGIEYRGDGVIVRTGSIVGKEGIYGEGPADILLDVNTAGNNLLISNNRKTATWTDVKQNRPETSERFQCYQVMGIRKFLSGRHYWDVKISRSGLWRVGMCYPSIDRRGDQLCIGYNKKSWCLCRVGVNNNVLSVIHASKEIPFPHQISSDRFRICLDYEGGRLSFYELCDPIRHLHTFITTFTEPLHAALYVYNGSVKISGGGAAVRKHHHGENLP